The region AACCAGCATAGAAAACATTTCCCGACCTCTCTCCAATTCTGCACACCTTTCACAGAAGCATAGTCTAGCGTGTAGGATAGTCCGTTGCATCCCCGTTGCCGCACTCCCACCTTCAGGCCGATCTGTTGGATAAAAATGGGTTTACTTTCACTTTCCTATCGTGTGTTTCCGTTGAAATGATATTCCATCATGAACCTACGTATTCGCTTTTGCCATCCAAAAGTTGCTTTATCCTGTTCACGGCTGCGGGTGTCTGCAGAAAAGAGGACAAGAGTAAATTATTCTGTTCGACGATTCAAACCTCCCCACGATCAATAACCAACTAGCTTACCAGCGAGAGAGCCGCACGAGCGGGCAACAGCTTTCGATTCTTTACGGCacgcaccgtggccgtggccactaTTCTGGAGGCCATAGAACACGCGATTCACAAGGACGCACTAAGCGTACGTGAAGAAGGATCAATAAGATAATTTGATTCGCAAAAATCTAGATTATTTCGCAATTTCGCACTCGCGAGTCTTTGGTCGGTTTGACGTTCGATCAGTTTGTTGTGACGTTCTGTTCGTGTTACGCAAGAGCAGCTGGGCTGACTGTTCGTGTGGCAGCACTCCAACAAATCAGCtattttccattaaattcTGGTTCTTCATTTTACGTACAAATACTTTCTGCGATTGACGATAATTTTGCCTACATTTCGTCTTTAAAAATTTGTAATTCCATgagaattttaaaacaatcgaCGAAGTAACAATCGATGTACGAGAGTTAGTGaggcagaaagagagcaaaagcaTAACAAGACTGTTCCCTTTcagtctcgctcgctgtcatCACATCACGGTGATTGGGGGTTGCTGTTGGCGATCCACGGGTTTCTCAGATGAATCTCGCGCCCGccgttgttttccttccttccaacaGCCGAGCGACGAGAAGAAGCGATTGCGGCCGCGCTCGATCGTGCGTGTATATAAAGAGAACCGAATTCCTCGCGCAAGGTTCATTGTTGTGACTTGAAttcatggcagcagcagcagcagcagcagcagcacgggagACAtcacgcacgacgacgaccgctcCTTAGCAGATcagcgagaagaaagaaacccAGACCACCGAAGGACAAGGACAAGAACCAAGGTGCTAAGCACGGAATAACCAATCGATCGCTTATCCAGGCAGCCAGACAGGATGGGACAGGACGAGGAAGATGCTGCATTCTGCGAGAAGATTATCAACGAGATCGATGCCGTGTTCGTACGCGATCCTGAGCTGTAAGTAGTCTAGACACGCTAGATCTTTGTGCCTCCGAATAGCCCAATAGCCGTGGCGTGATCGTGTCTTTCGGGTACGTGATCGTCGAAAGTAGATCATCGGCTGTTTGCACCGACACCAGGCATCAATCATCAGACAGCAAGTGGCATTGATCTGAACGGGGAGGTCAAATGAATTTAAACTACGATTGAACGGAAGCTGAAAGAGGAACGCTGTTGGTCCGATGTGGAGCGTTGAAGCAGAGGAGAAAGGCAGTGCACGCGATGCAGCAGCCTACGAAGTCCTTGTGCGATCTCGCGCACTTCTTTCTGAGCTCCCTTTTCAACGTTTTTCAACCGTCGTTCGATCGCACTTCCCGATTTGGCCTTGAGAATCAAGACTATCgtgatcgtgcagcagcagcagcagcagcagcatcagcgaacgGAC is a window of Anopheles aquasalis chromosome 2, idAnoAquaMG_Q_19, whole genome shotgun sequence DNA encoding:
- the LOC126572010 gene encoding iron-sulfur cluster assembly 1 homolog, mitochondrial, with the protein product MASRIVATATVRAVKNRKLLPARAALSLTPAAVNRIKQLLDGKSEYIGLKVGVRQRGCNGLSYTLDYASVKDKMDEEVVQDGVKVLIDKKAQLSLLGTEMDFVQTDLSAEFVFNNPNIKGTCGCGESFSI